The genomic DNA CGCTGCGCACGACGGCGGTCACGTCATGGCCTCGTTGGATGGCTTCCTCTGTTATCAATGATCCTGCTTTTCCTGTTGCTCCGATGATGGCGATGTTCATTTTTATTCCTCCTATTGTTTTGTAACTATATTTGTTACAGGATATTCATAAATAATTCCGATTGAGTCGGGTGAATGAGTTGTTCTAAATGTAACTATAAATGTTACAGGTTGGTCTGTCAACCATGAAAAAAATCACCTCTTATTGGAAGAGATGATTCATGATGTCCTTCAGCGTTTGTTCATTGAGTTCATTTTCCATGGCTGTCTGGACGCTTTTGAATGTTTCATCCAGTGTACCTTGGATCCGTTTGCCGACAGGGCATTTAGGATTCGGTTTATCGTGGATGGAGAATAACTCTTTCTCCATATTCACGGCTTTATAGATATCAAGCAAGGTAATGTCCTT from Rossellomorea marisflavi includes the following:
- a CDS encoding Rrf2 family transcriptional regulator, producing MINTRLSVAIHIMSLVAMDPKQSSDQIAQSVTTNPVVIRRLSGDLKKAGLLTSQAGVPGFNLTRDPKDITLLDIYKAVNMEKELFSIHDKPNPKCPVGKRIQGTLDETFKSVQTAMENELNEQTLKDIMNHLFQ